From one Oncorhynchus clarkii lewisi isolate Uvic-CL-2024 unplaced genomic scaffold, UVic_Ocla_1.0 unplaced_contig_8268_pilon_pilon, whole genome shotgun sequence genomic stretch:
- the LOC139401095 gene encoding sericin-2-like — NGQGSNSSANGQGSNSSDNVQGSNSSANGQRSTSSANGQGSNSSANGQGSNSSANGQGYNFSRIGHGSNFSAIGQGSNSSANGQGSNSSANGQGSNSSANGQGSNSSANGQGYNFSRIGHGSNFSAIGQLFNSANGQWNPWGPWSGCSKSCDGGWQRRARVCQGAAVTGQQCEGTGDEVRKCSDQRCPGNDNPITTISETARVN; from the exons ACAATGGCCAGGGGTCTAACTCCTCAGCCAATGGCCAAGGGTCTAACTCCTCAGACAATGTCCAGGGGTCTAACTCCTCAGCCAATGGTCAACGGTCTACCTCCTCAGCCAATGGCCAGGGGTCTAACTCCTCAGCCAATGGCCAGGGGTCTAACTCCTCAGCCAATGGCCAGGGGTATAACTTCTCACGCATTGGCCATGGGTCTAACTTCTCAGCCATTGGCCAGGGGTCTAACTCCTCAGCCAATGGCCAGGGGTCTAACTCCTCAGCCAATGGCCAGGGGTCTAACTCCTCAGCCAATGGCCAGGGGTCTAACTCCTCAGCCAATGGCCAGGGGTATAACTTCTCACGCATTGGCCATGGGTCTAACTTCTCAGCCATTGGCCAGTTGTTTAACAGTG ccaatGGCCAGTGGAATCCCTGGGGGCCTTGGAGTGGCTGCTCCAAATCATGTGACGGGGGTTGGCAGAGGCGGGCGCGGGTGTGCCAGGGGGCAGCGGTCACGGGGCAACAGTGCGAGGGCACAGGGGATGAAGTCCGCAAGTGCAGTGACCAGCGTTGCCCAGGTAACGATAACCCCATAACCACCATAAGTGAGACTGCAAGAGTCAATTAA